The following proteins are encoded in a genomic region of Oncorhynchus kisutch isolate 150728-3 linkage group LG4, Okis_V2, whole genome shotgun sequence:
- the LOC109889312 gene encoding interleukin-34-like, which translates to MCRPTTWLLGGLFGLMWVIPVLMTPTTLAQCKSLKTLETKLTDRRRNFKHNFPINYTIKVHYEEIFKLCNISRLRVRVVDLEEGDLQDVWLLVNQEVLKRILRVLPERHPSYKYTSDLEDLFRKIQQVFPPQSDEREPPERIEEIYNRVKEPNSKGWRFVTPKSLLDNCYRTMHCLFKNCFPSEDGEQDYCSALHWRKGRKRQLQET; encoded by the exons ATGTGCCGGCCAACAACCTGGCTCCTGGGTGGGCTATTCG GTTTGATGTGGGTAATACCGGTTTTGATGACACCCACAACATTGGCCCAGTGCAAGTCGTTGAAGACATTGGAAACAAAACTCACCGACAGAAGACGTAACTTT AAGCACAATTTCCCCATTAATTACACCATCAAAGTTCACTATGAAGAGATCTTCAAACTCTGCAACATCAGCAGGCTG AGGGTGAGGGTGGTGGATCTGGAGGAGGGGGACCTGCAGGATGTGTGGCTGTTGGTCAACCAGGAGGTGTTGAAGAGAATCTTGAGGGTCCTGCCAGAGAGACATCCCTCCTACAAGTACACCTCCGATCTGGAAGACCTCTTCAGGAAGATCCAGCAGGTGTTCCCACCACAGAGTGATGAG AGAGAGCCCCCAGAGCGAATAGAGGAGATCTACAATAGAGTGAAGGAGCCCAACTCAAAAGGGTGGAGGTTCGTGACCCCCAAATCCCTGTTGGATAACTGCTATAGGACAATGCACTGTCTCTTCAAAAACTGCTTTCCCAGTGAAGATGGAGAGCAAGACT ATTGTAGCGCTCTTCACTGGCGGAAGGGCAGAAAGAGACAACTACAGGAAACCTGA